From the genome of Deltaproteobacteria bacterium, one region includes:
- a CDS encoding DUF799 family lipoprotein translates to MTRRKRALWATVALTLIILVTGCVYTKQIKIAPPIVTQFEGELRVAPSLSDRPPQTVAVLPFLNRTDRKEAFDIVRKSFHGHFSRLNYTTMPLFKVDESLRQAGLDTPEKVAQTSEQKLQEILRVDALIRGGVTHYDRLYLGVYSQVAVGAEVRMMDGKTGKELWWAKDVSRKHEAGITTSPVGLILIAVTTALNLREIELLRSSDDLFREMVKTIPQPTLSQALKPPTITILAHDGMRRSDKYGHKMGDVIKVAMEGDPRLRSFFRIGDFKKDIPLQEEEPGTYTGSYRVMPGDNVEEALITGMLINDTGNATEWVDVLGPVTIDTTPPDTPKGLSVIGGDRIVDLKWSKNVDKDIARYKIYRSITPLTGYQEVGSTELTTFQDKNLKNETSYYYKGAALDLAGNESKLSDLTKATPVTPGPTSVKGMILGEVTWYAGASPYIIEGEVLVGPKATLTIEPGTVIRSKGEGISVLGKLIAKGDQTSLIGFESVAPGQQWKGIIFNSTKNEDSTIEYTRIKGALTGITCLSSSPLISHNEIANNQVGLQVSESFSRPKILGNVIASNFSSGVEVSAAASPTLEENEICGNRQDGVFIREAQPIMTKNWIHNNQEVGVRIFSSSFSLLNNNIHDNEKYDIYNDPKKDVKVEANDNWWGTKEGLKIIGKIFGRVDYQRVLDAPYPQGKPVELPILKGPLGGLVERDSFLTLAHSPYVLEKDVRVEKGAILFIEPGVTLKYNPGTSIIVKDGGIDARGTAERVITFTSNSSSPSPGSYPSAVRFDQTSKPASFFRYCIVEYAETGLDIAYGAPDIDHCFIAHHSQAGVKVANDAEPKIFYCTFSRNSGTGAILALGTSRPKINRNNFLDNPFAIQSFSSIYLDAKENWWGASPPKETLFLGEINYKSWLDAPEAGVFQGRKQ, encoded by the coding sequence ATGACAAGGCGAAAGCGAGCACTTTGGGCAACGGTAGCTTTAACTCTGATAATTTTAGTAACGGGGTGTGTTTACACCAAGCAAATAAAGATAGCCCCTCCTATCGTGACTCAATTTGAAGGAGAGTTAAGAGTGGCTCCTTCCCTCAGTGACCGCCCTCCTCAAACCGTAGCCGTTCTTCCTTTCTTGAACCGGACCGATAGAAAAGAAGCCTTCGATATCGTCCGCAAATCCTTTCATGGGCATTTTAGCAGGCTAAATTACACCACCATGCCTTTATTCAAAGTGGATGAATCTCTCCGCCAGGCCGGCTTGGATACACCGGAAAAAGTTGCCCAGACTTCCGAGCAGAAGCTACAGGAGATCCTTAGAGTAGATGCCCTCATTCGAGGTGGCGTTACTCACTACGATCGACTCTATTTAGGGGTTTACTCCCAGGTGGCCGTGGGAGCAGAAGTCCGGATGATGGACGGGAAAACTGGAAAAGAACTTTGGTGGGCCAAAGACGTCTCCCGGAAACATGAGGCGGGGATAACCACCTCCCCGGTGGGGTTAATTTTAATTGCTGTAACTACGGCTTTAAATCTGCGGGAGATTGAGCTCCTTCGCTCCTCCGATGACCTTTTTCGCGAAATGGTCAAAACCATTCCCCAACCTACTCTATCCCAGGCTTTAAAGCCTCCAACGATTACGATCTTAGCTCATGATGGAATGAGGCGTTCGGACAAGTACGGCCATAAGATGGGAGACGTCATCAAGGTAGCTATGGAAGGAGACCCACGCCTGCGGTCCTTCTTCCGCATTGGGGATTTTAAAAAGGACATCCCCCTGCAGGAAGAAGAGCCAGGCACCTATACCGGAAGCTACAGAGTCATGCCCGGAGATAATGTGGAGGAAGCCCTTATAACGGGTATGCTGATCAATGACACTGGGAACGCTACCGAATGGGTGGATGTTTTAGGGCCAGTTACTATTGATACCACACCGCCGGACACGCCCAAGGGATTAAGCGTCATTGGAGGGGACAGAATCGTGGACCTGAAGTGGTCGAAGAACGTGGATAAAGACATCGCCAGGTATAAAATTTACCGCAGCATCACCCCTCTGACCGGATACCAGGAAGTAGGGAGCACTGAATTAACCACCTTTCAGGATAAAAACCTTAAGAACGAAACGAGTTATTACTATAAAGGTGCTGCCTTGGACCTAGCTGGCAACGAGAGCAAACTATCCGATTTAACGAAGGCCACACCGGTAACACCTGGTCCAACTTCGGTAAAAGGGATGATTTTAGGGGAGGTAACCTGGTACGCGGGGGCCAGCCCTTATATTATCGAAGGTGAAGTTCTGGTTGGCCCCAAAGCCACCCTCACGATCGAACCTGGGACGGTCATCCGTTCCAAGGGCGAGGGAATCTCTGTCCTCGGGAAATTGATTGCCAAAGGAGACCAGACCAGCCTGATCGGCTTTGAATCCGTAGCGCCGGGGCAGCAGTGGAAAGGGATCATTTTTAACAGCACGAAAAATGAAGACAGCACCATTGAATACACCCGGATCAAAGGGGCTCTAACGGGCATTACCTGTCTTTCGTCTTCTCCGTTGATCAGCCACAACGAGATTGCCAACAATCAGGTAGGCCTTCAGGTCAGCGAGTCTTTTTCCAGACCTAAAATCTTAGGGAATGTCATTGCCTCCAATTTTTCTTCTGGAGTTGAAGTATCGGCTGCGGCGAGTCCTACTTTGGAAGAAAACGAGATTTGCGGAAATCGCCAAGACGGGGTATTCATTAGAGAAGCCCAGCCGATTATGACGAAAAACTGGATCCATAACAACCAAGAAGTCGGGGTGCGAATTTTTTCATCCTCTTTCTCCCTGCTGAACAACAATATTCATGACAATGAAAAATATGACATATATAATGATCCTAAAAAAGACGTTAAGGTGGAAGCCAATGACAATTGGTGGGGTACCAAGGAGGGATTGAAAATCATCGGCAAAATTTTTGGCAGGGTGGACTACCAGCGGGTTCTTGACGCTCCTTACCCGCAGGGCAAACCTGTGGAGCTTCCCATCCTGAAAGGTCCATTGGGTGGATTGGTTGAACGAGATTCTTTCCTGACCCTGGCGCACAGCCCTTATGTATTGGAAAAAGACGTACGCGTGGAGAAAGGAGCCATCCTGTTCATTGAACCCGGTGTTACCTTGAAATACAACCCGGGAACTTCGATCATCGTGAAGGACGGCGGAATCGATGCCCGGGGTACGGCCGAGCGAGTGATTACTTTTACTTCCAATAGTTCGTCACCCTCCCCCGGAAGTTATCCTTCGGCTGTTAGGTTTGATCAAACATCCAAACCGGCCAGTTTTTTCCGATATTGTATTGTAGAGTACGCGGAAACAGGGTTGGATATCGCTTACGGGGCACCCGATATCGACCATTGCTTTATCGCCCACCATTCCCAGGCTGGCGTTAAAGTGGCCAACGATGCCGAACCAAAAATCTTTTATTGTACCTTCTCCAGAAATTCAGGAACGGGAGCCATTTTGGCCCTGGGAACATCCAGGCCAAAGATTAACCGGAACAATTTTCTTGATAACCCGTTTGCCATTCAAAGTTTTTCCTCTATTTACCTAGATGCCAAAGAAAATTGGTGGGGAGCGAGTCCACCCAAGGAAACGTTGTTTTTAGGAGAAATTAATTATAAATCCTGGTTGGATGCTCCGGAAGCAGGAGTCTTCCAGGGGAGGAAACAATGA
- the pilQ gene encoding type IV pilus secretin PilQ, with amino-acid sequence REDKQKEEDLLIKSRESREKLEALTTETIVVNYAKAADLQKLLREKEEKGKGFLSSRGSVKADERTNTLIIQDGRPQIEEIQSLIKKLDTPTPQVLIEARIVQAVTTFARSLGVQWGGSYNQTGTPWSWGLTGNNPSAAAGWGFTPSATGASTALITPSNFVVNFPASTSNTPVGGMGISFAKLTGNLVNLDLRLQLGESEGQTKVIARPKLATLTNREAVIKQGEKIPYETTSQAGTQVQFIDAVLSLKVTPQVTPDGTIMMKVVVTRDARGAYRTPVMQVPSIDNREASTEVLVKDGETIVIGGIYESENTETQQGIPWVMKIPVLGWLFKNKEVLNIKRELLIFITPTLMQAKAAS; translated from the coding sequence CGGGAGGATAAGCAAAAAGAAGAGGATCTTCTGATCAAATCCAGGGAGAGCCGGGAAAAGTTGGAAGCGTTAACTACGGAAACTATTGTAGTGAATTATGCCAAAGCTGCAGACCTGCAAAAACTCCTCAGAGAAAAGGAAGAAAAAGGAAAAGGATTTTTAAGCTCTCGGGGTTCCGTAAAAGCGGATGAGCGGACGAACACCTTAATCATTCAGGACGGCAGGCCGCAAATTGAAGAAATTCAGAGTCTCATTAAAAAATTAGACACTCCCACCCCTCAGGTGCTCATTGAGGCCCGTATTGTGCAGGCAGTCACGACTTTCGCGCGCTCATTGGGTGTTCAATGGGGGGGCAGTTACAACCAAACGGGTACCCCATGGTCCTGGGGATTAACTGGGAATAATCCCAGCGCAGCAGCAGGCTGGGGATTTACTCCCAGCGCCACGGGGGCCAGCACAGCCCTGATTACCCCGTCTAACTTTGTGGTAAACTTCCCAGCCTCCACATCCAATACCCCAGTAGGGGGGATGGGTATTTCCTTCGCCAAATTGACGGGAAATTTAGTGAATTTGGATTTGCGCCTTCAATTGGGCGAGAGCGAGGGTCAAACCAAAGTAATCGCTCGGCCTAAATTAGCCACGTTGACGAACCGGGAAGCGGTGATCAAACAGGGGGAAAAAATCCCCTATGAGACGACTTCTCAGGCCGGAACCCAAGTCCAGTTTATTGATGCTGTTCTTTCCTTGAAAGTAACTCCCCAGGTGACTCCGGATGGAACCATCATGATGAAAGTCGTCGTCACGCGGGATGCCCGGGGAGCCTACCGCACCCCCGTGATGCAGGTTCCCAGCATCGATAACCGCGAGGCCTCCACGGAAGTTCTGGTCAAAGATGGAGAGACCATTGTCATCGGCGGGATCTATGAATCGGAGAACACCGAAACTCAGCAGGGGATTCCCTGGGTGATGAAAATTCCTGTCCTGGGCTGGTTGTTCAAAAATAAGGAAGTTCTAAATATTAAGAGAGAACTGCTGATCTTTATTACGCCAACCCTTATGCAGGCCAAAGCTGCATCTTAA
- the leuS gene encoding leucine--tRNA ligase, whose product MAKRYAPQIVEEKCQKIWAEKRLFQTFEDPQKQKYYVLEMFPYPSGKIHMGHVRNYSIGDVVARYKRMRGFNVIHPMGWDAFGMPAENAAIQHEVHPAQWTTDNIAAMKNQLQRMGFSYDWDRELATCDPSYYHWEQWLFLKMYEKGLAYQKTSSVNWCEKCQTVLANEQVEAGRCWRCSEEVIQKEMEGWFFKITAYTEELLEYCDKLPGWPERVVTMQKNWIGRSVGATVHFPLWEREGFIPVFTTRQDTVFGATFMTLAPEHPLTLELSQGTPQEKEVLDFVERIKKQDRAKRTAEDYEKEGLFIGAYCRNPLTGMKMPIFAGNFVLMEYGTGAVMAVPTHDQRDFYFAKKFDLPLVVVIQPEGGPLLTAETMLEAYSGEGTLVNSGPFNGMSSIQAREAIAAYLEEKNLGQKAVNYRLRDWGISRQRYWGAPIPIVYCQDCGTVPVPEKDLPVILPHEVKLTGMGTSPLAYVPEFVNTSCPLCGKPAKRETDTMDTFVESSWYFERFCSPNENQDMFDREKVKYWMPVDQYIGGIEHAILHLLYSRFYTRVLRDFGLVDFAEPFTNLLTQGMVVKETHFCARDGFLFPEEVGEGAICRKCGNAVQVGRTEKMSKSKKNVVEPDHLVQQYGADTVRLFCLFASPPEKDLEWSEQGVEGASRFLQRVWRLVDERAGISRIAEWPHPEWKLSEGLQALRRKTHLTIKKVTEDIENRFHFNTAISAVMELVNLLYQGEERGKDSDPHTLGVMREALESVVILLSPIVPHIGEELWEMLGYTDSISQVPWPKYEEEVIKEKEVLLVIQVNGKLRGRIMVGVHASENEVKEAVLANQRIHELLKGQKIKKFVLIPKRLVNLVV is encoded by the coding sequence ATGGCTAAACGGTATGCCCCCCAGATCGTGGAAGAAAAATGTCAAAAGATCTGGGCAGAGAAAAGACTTTTCCAAACCTTCGAAGACCCACAAAAACAAAAGTATTACGTGTTAGAGATGTTTCCCTATCCATCGGGGAAGATCCATATGGGACATGTGAGGAATTATTCAATCGGCGACGTGGTGGCACGCTATAAGCGTATGCGTGGCTTCAATGTTATCCATCCCATGGGTTGGGATGCCTTCGGGATGCCTGCTGAGAATGCGGCGATCCAACACGAGGTCCATCCCGCGCAATGGACGACCGATAACATCGCTGCCATGAAAAACCAACTTCAGCGGATGGGATTCAGCTATGACTGGGACCGGGAGTTAGCTACCTGCGATCCTTCCTATTACCATTGGGAACAGTGGCTCTTTTTAAAAATGTACGAGAAAGGATTAGCCTATCAAAAAACCTCTTCGGTCAATTGGTGTGAAAAATGCCAGACCGTATTGGCCAACGAACAGGTCGAAGCTGGGCGGTGCTGGCGATGTAGCGAAGAAGTAATCCAGAAAGAGATGGAAGGATGGTTCTTTAAAATTACGGCTTACACCGAAGAATTGTTAGAATATTGCGACAAACTTCCCGGCTGGCCAGAACGGGTAGTCACCATGCAGAAAAACTGGATCGGTCGGTCCGTAGGAGCCACCGTTCATTTTCCGTTATGGGAAAGAGAAGGGTTTATCCCCGTCTTTACTACTCGTCAGGATACAGTTTTTGGGGCTACTTTTATGACCTTGGCCCCCGAGCATCCGCTTACCCTGGAACTTTCCCAAGGAACCCCGCAAGAGAAAGAGGTGCTCGATTTTGTAGAGCGGATTAAAAAGCAAGATCGGGCCAAACGGACCGCGGAAGATTACGAGAAAGAAGGCCTTTTTATCGGGGCCTACTGCCGGAATCCCCTCACGGGCATGAAGATGCCTATATTTGCAGGCAATTTTGTATTGATGGAATATGGAACGGGAGCCGTGATGGCCGTCCCTACCCACGATCAGCGGGATTTTTATTTTGCCAAAAAGTTTGACCTCCCCTTAGTGGTGGTCATCCAACCAGAGGGAGGACCTTTGTTAACGGCTGAGACCATGTTGGAGGCCTACAGCGGGGAAGGAACTTTAGTCAACTCTGGGCCTTTCAATGGAATGTCCAGCATACAGGCGCGAGAGGCGATTGCCGCCTACCTGGAGGAAAAAAACCTGGGGCAAAAAGCGGTGAATTATCGCCTGAGAGATTGGGGAATTTCCCGGCAACGTTACTGGGGAGCTCCGATTCCCATCGTTTATTGTCAGGATTGTGGAACCGTTCCCGTTCCGGAAAAAGATTTGCCGGTGATCCTTCCCCACGAGGTCAAGCTAACCGGCATGGGAACATCCCCTTTGGCCTACGTTCCCGAGTTCGTGAACACATCCTGTCCTCTTTGTGGGAAGCCGGCTAAACGAGAAACGGATACCATGGATACCTTCGTAGAATCTTCCTGGTACTTTGAACGCTTCTGCAGTCCGAACGAAAACCAAGATATGTTTGACCGGGAGAAGGTAAAATACTGGATGCCTGTGGATCAATACATCGGCGGGATCGAACATGCCATTTTACACCTTCTTTATTCCCGCTTTTACACCCGGGTACTGCGGGACTTCGGCTTAGTAGATTTTGCCGAACCTTTCACCAATCTTTTGACTCAGGGAATGGTAGTGAAAGAAACTCATTTCTGCGCTCGAGATGGTTTCCTGTTCCCGGAGGAAGTAGGGGAGGGGGCGATTTGCCGGAAGTGCGGCAATGCCGTCCAGGTTGGGCGTACGGAGAAGATGAGTAAGTCAAAGAAAAATGTGGTGGAGCCGGATCATTTGGTACAACAATACGGAGCAGACACCGTCCGCCTATTCTGCCTTTTTGCTTCACCGCCGGAAAAAGACCTGGAGTGGAGCGAGCAAGGCGTGGAAGGAGCTTCGCGGTTTTTACAGCGAGTTTGGCGCCTGGTAGATGAGCGGGCGGGAATATCCAGGATCGCTGAGTGGCCTCACCCGGAGTGGAAACTTTCGGAGGGCCTTCAAGCTCTGAGGCGTAAAACCCATCTGACGATCAAGAAGGTAACGGAAGACATCGAAAATCGGTTCCATTTCAATACCGCGATCAGCGCCGTGATGGAGCTGGTGAATCTTCTTTATCAGGGCGAAGAAAGGGGAAAAGATTCAGACCCCCATACCTTGGGGGTTATGCGAGAAGCGCTGGAATCTGTGGTTATCCTTCTCTCTCCCATTGTTCCCCACATTGGCGAGGAACTTTGGGAGATGCTGGGGTATACGGATAGCATTTCCCAGGTTCCTTGGCCAAAGTATGAAGAAGAAGTTATAAAAGAGAAAGAGGTTTTGCTGGTCATCCAGGTAAACGGGAAACTGCGCGGGCGAATCATGGTCGGTGTGCATGCCTCCGAAAATGAAGTGAAAGAAGCGGTACTGGCTAACCAACGAATTCATGAATTATTGAAAGGCCAGAAGATTAAAAAATTCGTTCTGATTCCCAAAAGATTGGTCAACCTCGTGGTATAA